The DNA segment AGAAGTTCAACTCTCCAAACAAAAAGTAAAGATTGGAGTATATAATAAGTCTGGAGAACTCTTAGACTCTTTCGATACGTATTTCGAAGGTCCATTTAAAATTCAATTTTAATTCAATATGTTTAAAAAATTCACATGGGCACACGGTGTCGTTATAGCCCTGGGATCATTTATATGTTTCATTTTATTTATGGTATTGGTTTTTCCTAATGGCCAACAAGGTTCAGATTTAGTTTCAGATAGCTATTATGAAGATGAATTGATTTATCAAGAAGTTATAGACGGAAAAAACAATGCAGACCAACTTGCAGAAAAACCCGTATTTACTCAAGGAGCAACTGGAATAAAAATTGACTTTCCAGCAAGCGTGGTGGTAGATGCCAACAAGGTACATTTCGACTTATTCCGTACTGATGATGCCAATTTAGATGTAAAAAAAGATCTAACACTAGACGGAACTCATTCTTTTACCATTCCAAGACAGGTTATTTCTAAAGGATCATACACCTTAAAAGTCAAATGGAAACAAAATAAAAAACCGTATCAGATCGATTACGATGTTCTATGGAATTAGCACTGGTTATTTCTGCACTTGGATTAGGGTTTGCTTCTGGCTTCCACTGCATCGGTATGTGTGGGCCCATCGCCTTGTCAATGGGGTTAACCAAGAAACAGGCGACCAATTTCTATTTACAAAACCTAACTTATCAATTTGGAAGAATTGTAACTTATTCCTTTTTAGGTGCTATTTTAGGTATTGTCGGCCAAGGTTTTCAAATGGTAGGATTTCAGCAATATTTAACCATTGGAGTTGGAATTCTTTTAATTCTGATGGCAATATTCTCTTTCGGTGGAAGGGATTTCGCATCTAAGATTCCATTCCTTACTGGTTTCCTTTTAAAGGTAAAATTAAACCTATCTAAACTTTTACAGAAAGCAGACTACCGATCAAGATTTGCAACTGGAATACTTAACGGATTTTTACCTTGTGGCATGGTCTATATGGCGTTGACTGCAAGTTTAGCTGCAGGAGGAATTTGGCAAAGCGCTGTATTCATGAGTCTTTTTGGTTTAGGAACGTTACCATTTATGTTTCTTGTCGTATTATTAGGAAATCTAATGACCACAGCACTACGCATAAAAATTCTGAAATTCGTCCCCATTATGATGATCATTCTAGGTGGTCTTTTTATTTTAAGAGGTCTAGAAATTGGAATTCCTTACTTATCTCCTAAAAAAGAAGCCTTAATTATTCACCACAACGGATCGCAAGAGCATCTGGAAGGAAATCACGAAAGTTGTCATTAAATATAAATTCTCAAGATCTAATGATGTGACATCTTATTAAAAAATAATTAAACCACCGAAATTTCGGTGGTTTAATTATTTTTCGAAAACTACACTTTTAGTTAATAAGGTCAAATCTCGCGTACTCTGCAATTTTAGCAGGCAACTTGATACCTTCTGCAGTTTGATTATTTTCTAATAAAGCAGCCATAATTCTCGGTAACGCCATAGCTGAACCATTTAACGTATGAACCAATTGTGTTTTTCCTTCACTTTTATATCTGCATTTCAAGCGATTTGCCTGAAATGTTTCAAAATTGGAAACAGAAGAAACTTCTAACCACATTTCCTGCGCCGCACTCCAAACTTCAAAATCATAGGTCATAGCAGCTGCAAAGCCTGTATCACCTCCACACAATCTCAAAATTCTAAATGGCAACTGTAGATCCATTAAAATAGATTTGACATGTTCTACCATTCCTTCTAAGGCTGCGTAAGAATTCTCAGGCTTTTCGATACGAACGATCTCAACCTTTTCAAATTGATGCAAACGGTTTAATCCTCTTACATGAGCTCCGTAACTACCAGCTTCCCTTCTATAACACTGAGAAAAAGCGGTATTCTTTATAGGTAATTCTTTTTCATCAACGATAACGTCCCGATAGATATTTGTTACAGGTACCTCTGCTGTTGGAATCAAGTACAAGTTATCTTCATTAATAAAATACATCTGCCCCTCTTTATCTGGCAACTGCCCTGTCCCATATCCGGAAGCTTCATTTACAACCTGCGGTGGATTTACTTCCATATAACCAGCTTCTACATTGGTATCTAAAAAATATTGGACCAACGCCCTTTGAAGTCTTGCACCTTTCCCCAAATACACAGGGAAACCTGCGCCAGCTATTTTCACGCCCAATTCAAAATCGATAAGATTATATTTTTTCGCCAATTCCCAATGTGGAATCGCGCCTTCACCTAAGCCTTTTACATCATGAGACTGATAAATAATTTCATTATCCTCTGCAGTACTTCCAGCTTTTACTTTTTCGTAAGGAATATTGGGAATTAAATAAAGGATCTCCAAAAGTCGAGCTTCAGCATCCTTTAGATTTTGTTGTAGATTTTGGGATTTCTCTTTGAATTCTGAAGTTTTCGCTTTTGCAGATTCAGCTTCATCTTTTTTCCCATCTCTCATCAAGAGACCGATTTCTTTCGAAATCTTATTCATTTCTGTTAAATTCTGGTCGAGTTCAAACTGGGACCTTTTTCTTTGATCATCAACAGCAATTGCTTCATCAATCAACTCCAACTGTTTGAAATTTCTTTTTTGTAAACCCTCCAATACGCGTTCTCTATTCTCGCGCAAAAAATTAACTTGTAACATGAAATATAAGTATTATTGTTCTCCTCAATTCTTGAATAAGCTCAAGAATTGAGTTGTAAATTTAGTGATTATTTAGTGATTTTCACGATATTCAACTGTCCTTCAGTTTTCGTGAATTTCAAAACTCCATTATACCAAACTTTAGAAACCTGAAATAAATTGGGCGTTGATGTATATTGGATGGTCATGGTATCATTAGTTATTCTCCGAACCGAATCATTCACTTTTTTAGTCAAAATTAAAGCGATTTTCGACTCATATGTTTTATTGCTCCCTGACGAATCAATACCTACTCTTTTCGCTCCGGCAAGATACTCCATGTAATTAATCGTATCAGCGTTTTTTTGCATTGAAAAAGAAACGGGTGCATTATCTGTCAACCCATAAATATCGTTCATTTGCTGATTAATATAAGAGCCTGGAATTTTTGCATTCAACATATCCTGTCCTAACGAATCGATATATAAATTCAAAATCTGATCTATCTTTTGCACAGAATCATCGTCATTTCTACACGAAAGAAGAGCCAGGAATAATAACATGCAGATAAAAACCATATTTTTCATTAATACAAAGATAATTTTATTTTAAATCTTTCCAATAAAGATAAAAAGAAAAAGAAAGTAGAAAGCCACCAAGAATCATACTTAGACTTAAACTGATGGCCATTCCTACAACTCCAAATTTATTGATCAATAAAAATGCAGAAAAGAACAAAATAGCTAAAGTCAACATTGATATAATCGTATTAATCTTCATCTTCCCAACAGCGGAAAGCAGGTTCCCATATAGGTTTCGAAAGAGCATATTCGTACAAAATCCTGCTAACAAAATAATGAAAACAATTATATTCTCAGAATATCGTTTCCCAAAGAATATATTAAGCAATTCTGATTTAAATACAAATCCAAAGATAAAAACAAGTAAAGTTATTGGTATAAAAATTTTATAATAATTAGAAATATAATTTCTTAAAAAACTTTTGTTCTGATAGTTTTTTGCTAAAACTGGAAAATCACTTTGCATAAATGTTAATGCTAGAAATGTAATATTTGTAGGTATTAATATGGCGACTTTATAATTTGCAACTGCTGCTTCACTCATCATGAAACTCAGCATCAAAACATCTACTGAAAAAAGCGTATCTGATAATAAAGCAGTCCCGGCTGCATGCAGTCCGTATTTTCTAATTTCTAATTTGCTGAAGGAGATTTTTCCGACAGTGGACGACAGGTGATTACTTCTAAAGAAAAACAAAGATATAAATGGGGTAAGCGCAATCGCTATCAAATACCCTTTCAAACCAAATAAGTATGAGAGAAGTACTAATAGAAAAAGGCCAATAACATTCACAACATTTGTCAAAAATGAATATCTTTTATTATCACCGAAAACTCTAGATTCTGACTGTAAATGATTAAAGAAATAGAAACCTATCAAACGAACCGTAAAAAAAATAAAAATTAAAAATATTTCTTCATATCGATCAACATAAAACAAACTGATGACCATGAATATAATACTTAATAAAATCTGGTGCACCAGTCCTTGTTTGAAAAGATACCTTGATAAATTTCGTTTTTCAGAAATAGTATTACTTATGGACCCAAATCGCAATAAACTCTGTTGACTTCCAAATCCACTAAATGGTAAAAACATTGCAAAAAGTGAAGCTACAATTGAAATAGTCCCAAATTGATTTTCGGGCAGAATTCTAATGATAAATAATGAGCCGGCAAAAGCACAAATTTTGGCAATCAGCAATGAAAGAAAGACGTGTTGTCCTTTGTTTTTGATAAAATCAATAATAAAATTGCGAAGACTTTTCATCTTTAAAAATAGAGTTTAAAGATGGATAAAATGTTAATAGCTTTTGTTTTTGAGAAGAATCTATCAGAACGAAATAATAGAATAATTTCTTTATAGAGTTCTGGGTAGCCTTCAAGTCGATTCAGATTCTCATTAAAATATCGATCATAGCACTGCTGAATAGAAAGATTTTGATCAAAATAATATTGATAAGGATACATACTTCCATTCTGTGGCGTTCTCAAAATTTTGTTATTCAAAAGATTAAAACCACGTTTCAAAACTTTATCTCCAAAAGTTGTTTTCCACTGTGCGTCTGGTTTCATCAAAGTTCTTTCCCAGCGGTAATGAGTAGCTTCTTTGCAATGTTTGTTGATCCACTCTAGATAAAAACGGTGATTATATTTCCACTCTTCGGGAAGTGATAATGCAAATTGTAGAAATTGTTTATCCATAAATGGTGAAGTTTGATACCGTTTCTGCTGCAAAACGTGCGCTCCAAGCACCGTTCTGTTAAAGGCTATATTCCGCAGTAAAAAAGCTTCCTCCGTTTCATAATTTTGGAGCGTTTTCTCTAAAGACTCACTCACTTGCGGTAAAAAATTCTGATCATTTACAATTTTGTAAAATGAGGGTTTTTTCCTCCGTGGTTCTGTATTAAATGCACCTAGAACACCGTCACCGATCTGGCCACTGTGAAAAAGAGCAAAATTCTCATACGCCATATTTTCAACAGCATGTTGTACATGAATACCACCGGTGAAACTTACCAGTCCTTCAGAAATCTCGGTTAAATGATCAATCTTCTCTAAGAATTTACCAGCATCCAGTGGGATAAACTCATAATGAATGTCTTGATCCACTGCAATTTTCTTGGATATAGTATGATCGTAATAGTTTGACTGTGAAAAACATAATGCATTTCCAGGTTTGAAGTTATTTTTCAAAGCATACATCATCGCCACCCGACTGTCTAAGCCACCACTCAGTAAAGCAAGATGATCTGTCTTAAACTCTAAATCTTTTTTATATTCTAATGTGATTGCAGCAGAGAAAACCTGATCCATTTGGTCAATCGCTGCTTTTTTGGAACCAATAAACATTGGTGTTTCCGCAAGGTTAAAATATTGTATTTCATTAAAATACAGATGCTTACAATCAACTTCAAAATAATGACCATCTAATAGTTTTTTGATATTTTCTATCGGTGTTTTTTCTTCCAGAATATTGCTAAAACATAATAACTGATAGAGAGACTCCAAATCAGGTTTGGTTAAAACCCCTGCTTCTTTAAGGATTGCGTTTAGTCGAACCAGACTTGTATCTATATATACTGCCTGATTAGCTTTGGTACCAAAAATTCTTTGTGTAGAGGAAATATTAGTAAAGGCTACAAATTTATTTTCGTCTTTATTATAAATGAAACCACGAAACTCTCCTTCAAAGTAATCAATAATACGACTCCCCTTGCTGAGATACAATTCTTTAATTAACGTTTCAAAATCTTTCAGGGCGAAATCATTCAATAGTTTTTGTTTATTGAGTAGAACACCCTCGAAAAGAAAATCAAAATTTGCTGATTTCAAGTACAGATTATCATACTCCTTTGAAATAAAAGAATTTACAACAACTTCACCTTCGAAAATAGTTACAGAAAACCCTTTCTTCATGCTGAATAACTAATAAAAGTATTAAATATTAAAGTACGTGAATTTCAAGTGAATTTAACTAAATTTATTGGAGGATCTCTCTGTAAATCTCATCAAATTTCCTGGCAATTACCTCAATCGAAAAATGCTTTTCTACAAATTCATGTAACAACTCGGGCTTTTTAAAAATCACCTGATTTAATAAGACTTTCTTCATTGCCTGATACAATTCTTCCTCAGAATTATCGATTAAAACACCCCTATCTTTATTTACGATTTCAGGAATACCGCCTACTCTGGCAGCTATTGCCGGAGTTCCAGACGATAAAGTTTCCAGCAGGACGCACGGAAGGTTCTCATAATCGCTGAATAAAATAAAACAAGTGCTGTTTCTCATTTTAGTTGCAACTTCATTTAAAGTTAGCATGGAAAAAGTTTTAATAAAGGAGCTTGCATTATTTTCATCAATTAAATGATTTAACTTTTCTATGTTCCCATCGCCACCAATATGTAGTTCAAAATTTTGATTGATCTGCCTTAATTTTACGGCCGCGAGAATGATTTTATCCGGATTTTTTACTGGAACTAAATTAGAAATATGCAGAAAAATAAAATTTTCTGGAATGCTTGATTTCACTTGAAATAACTTTATATCGACTACATTTCCAACCACTCGAAAATTCGTTTTCCAATTCATCTTCATTAAATCATCGCGAAGATATTTACTTACAGGCAAAACAAATGAAGCGTTATTAGCAATTAATTTAGCAATTAACCGCTCATTATTTGAAAGTTTCTGACGATTGATTCCTAAAAAACCTGACCAATGTTCAGTAACTAAAAATGGGATTTTAAATATCTTCTTTAAATAAACTGCAAAAAGCATCGAATTTTGTAAAACATTTGCATGAATCAAATCCGGTTTTTCTAAATGCTTAAAACCTCTTTGATAAGCTTTCATTCTACGCAAAAAATTCAAAAAGGGAATCTTAGTATTTTTATAATAAATAATTAAAGTTCTTACGCCATTGATAACCTGATCATCAAAAAGATAATTGATTTGCTGAGATGAATCGCCGATGGCGTGCAGGACTTCTACATCGTGTAAAAGTGAGACTGCTTCTGCATGACGTTGAACAAAATTTCCGCTGGTGGGTTCCAATTTATTAGGAAACCAGGATGAAATAAAAAGAATTTTGTAACGCATTAGAATACTTAATAAACAAAAATACAATTTTAATCAGCAGTTACAAAAAACCCTTTCAGTCTAAAATTGAAAGGGTTTATGTTTTAAAGTTTCTATTTTTTAATCAACGTAAATTCCTGCCCAACTTCGACGTAGCGGTAAAAGAAAATCACTCAAAAATGCCACATAAGTGTTCTTAGAAAAGTCGAAAACTTCAATATCTGTAGATACCGTTCCTGCTTTTAAACCTTGTCTAAAATCCTGCAGTTTCATTGTTTTTACTTCCCCATTCTCGACAAACGTAGCTTTCATCCGGTCGAATAAACCAAGATCGAATTCCTGATCGATCTCTCTCATTACGCCACCAAGGGAATCAATGGAGCATCCTGAAGCAGCCTCCTTGTCTTCATCTACACAAACTACTATAAACTGATTTTTTTCAATTTTAAATGAAGATGATAATGGTTTACCGTGAGCTGCCCACGTCGCCAAGAAATCATATAGCTTTTCAGTAATAACCTTACTCTCTTTTGGTGTAAAAGGTCGCGATGCAGGATAGATAATCACTCTGTAATCATCAGTTTCTACAATATTTGTTTCGTCGATTTTCATGTTTTAATATTTTTAAGGGCTATCGCACCGACAAGAATAATACAAATGTTACTAGCAACCCTAATCCATGCTGTCCCTCCATTTTCAAAACAAATTAATTCATATACGTTAAAAAGTAAAAGAAAACCTCCTGCTATGGTTAAAGTTAAAGCTACATTCTTTCTCATTTACAAATCGTCTGCTTCTGCTAAAAGCTCGGCAATATCTTTTACTGCTACTTCGTCATTTTTATTAAAATGTTTTACACCATCGGTAATCATTGTACTGCAAAACGGGCAACCGGTTGCAATAATATTGGGTTTTTCTGCTAATGCTTCTTCTGTCCTTTCGATGTTGATGTCTTTATCGCCCTTTTCAGGCTCTTTAAACATTTGTGCTCCTCCTGCTCCGCAACATAATCCACTGGATTTACAGCGTTTCATCTCTACCAATTCAGAGTCTAATTTCTGCAAAAGCTGACGGGGTGCTTCGTATTCTCCGTTTCCTCTTCCTAAATAACACGGATCATGAAAAGTAATTTTCTTTCCTTTAAAGGTTCCGCCTTCTATTTTAAGACGGCCCTCTTCCATTAATTTGCGAAGGAATTGCGTATGATGCATTACTTCATAATTTCCACCTAATCCCGGATATTCATTTTTAATGATATTGAAACAATGTGGACAGGCAGTAACAATTTTCTTTACGCCGTAACCGTTCATAATTTCGATATTCGTATGCGCCATCATTTGAAAGATGAATTCGTTTCCTGCACGTTTTGCAGGATCGCCATTACAGGATTCTTCCTGACCAAGCACCGCAAATTCCACTCCAACTTTATGTAAAATTTTACAAAGCGCTTTCGTAACTTTTTTTGCCCGATCATCAAAACTACCCATACAGCCTACGAAAAATAAAACTTCGGGTACTTTTCCTTCGGCAGCATATTCTGCCATTGTTTTTATCGTGAATTCCATCTTTTAATTACCAGTTTACAATGGGACAATTTTAATCATTGTTCCATGGTTTGATTAATACAATCTTAATTTAATTCTCATTTGCCCACTTCAGTCGGTCGGCTTGATTATACTGCCACGGAGCGGCGTTGTTTTCGATATTGGACATCATCTGATTAAGTTCCTGTGGTGCCGCTGACTGCTCCATCACTAGAAATCGTCTCATTTCTACAATGATAGAAAGTGGATCAATCAAAATAGGACAAGCTTCTACACAAGCATTACAAGTAGTACAAGCCCAAAGTTCTTCCCTTTGGATATGATCGTCTAACAACATTTTACCGTCATCTACAAATTTTCCGTTTTTATTAATGTTCTTTCCAACTTCTTCAATACGGTCACGAGTGTCCATCATAATTTTTCTCGGAGATAATTTCTTACCCGTAATATTTGCAGGACAAACAGCTGTACATCGTCCACACTCTGTACAAGAATAAGCGTTCATTAACTGAACTTTATTTAAATCAAAAATATCACTTGCTCCAAATTTTTCTGGAACTGCATTGGGATCTGCCTCCGGCTGTGCTGCGTAAGGATCGGCATTTGGATCCATCATTAATTTAATTTCAGCGGTAACTGAATCTAAATTATTAAACTGACCTTTTGGTTTTAGGTTAGCATACCAAGTGTTTGGAAAAGCTAAAAGAATATGAAGGTGTTTTGAGTAATAAAGGTAATTCATGAAAAATAGAATACCAATAAAGTGAAACCACCAAGCTCCCCTTTCTGTAAATATCAATGCGTTATCACTAAAATTTTGAAAGACAGGTCCTAATAGATTAGATGAAATAGGAAAACTACCATGCGTTTCTAAAATTTGCCTTTGCTGTAAAACCCAATCAGAAGAGTTCATCGTGAAAAATGCTATCATCAAAGCAAATTCAATAATAAGAATCCAGTTCGCATCATGTTTTGGCCAACCAAAGAGCTCTTTCATCGTGAATCGTTTGATTCCATAGAAGTTTCTTCTGATAAAGAACAGTACTACTGCGATAATTACCAAAAGTGCTAATACTTCGAGAATAGCGGTGAAAACATTATAAAAGGAATCTCCCAAAATAACCGCTAAAAAACGGTGTGTTCCAAAAATACCATCAATAATGATTTCAACCAATTCTATATTAATAATGACAAAACCAACGTAAACCAAAATATGTAAAAATCCTGCCACAGGCCTTTTTACCATCTTACTTTGTCCCAATGCTACTCGAGACATGGTTTCCCATCTTTTTGCTTTTTGGTCTGAACGGTCGATATTTTTGCCCAACTGGATATTGCGGTAGATTTCCTTTAAACTTTTAAAGAAAATTCCGAATCCCACGACCATGGCAATGAAAAAAATAATATTGTCAATATATTCCATATTGAGAGTGTTTTTAGTCTTTAGTATTTTTACCGAAAACCGAGAAGTTAAGATATCTTTTCGGATTGGTTTTTAAATCTTCTACAAGAATATTTAAATTCTCCGCAGTTTTATTAAGATTCTGGTAAAGTTCTTCATCTTGCGTTAATTTACCAAGACTTCCTTTCCCATTCTGTATGCCAGAAATAACACCACTCAGTTGAT comes from the Chryseobacterium sp. SNU WT5 genome and includes:
- a CDS encoding sulfite exporter TauE/SafE family protein, which translates into the protein MELALVISALGLGFASGFHCIGMCGPIALSMGLTKKQATNFYLQNLTYQFGRIVTYSFLGAILGIVGQGFQMVGFQQYLTIGVGILLILMAIFSFGGRDFASKIPFLTGFLLKVKLNLSKLLQKADYRSRFATGILNGFLPCGMVYMALTASLAAGGIWQSAVFMSLFGLGTLPFMFLVVLLGNLMTTALRIKILKFVPIMMIILGGLFILRGLEIGIPYLSPKKEALIIHHNGSQEHLEGNHESCH
- the serS gene encoding serine--tRNA ligase, whose amino-acid sequence is MLQVNFLRENRERVLEGLQKRNFKQLELIDEAIAVDDQRKRSQFELDQNLTEMNKISKEIGLLMRDGKKDEAESAKAKTSEFKEKSQNLQQNLKDAEARLLEILYLIPNIPYEKVKAGSTAEDNEIIYQSHDVKGLGEGAIPHWELAKKYNLIDFELGVKIAGAGFPVYLGKGARLQRALVQYFLDTNVEAGYMEVNPPQVVNEASGYGTGQLPDKEGQMYFINEDNLYLIPTAEVPVTNIYRDVIVDEKELPIKNTAFSQCYRREAGSYGAHVRGLNRLHQFEKVEIVRIEKPENSYAALEGMVEHVKSILMDLQLPFRILRLCGGDTGFAAAMTYDFEVWSAAQEMWLEVSSVSNFETFQANRLKCRYKSEGKTQLVHTLNGSAMALPRIMAALLENNQTAEGIKLPAKIAEYARFDLIN
- a CDS encoding FixH family protein, which codes for MFKKFTWAHGVVIALGSFICFILFMVLVFPNGQQGSDLVSDSYYEDELIYQEVIDGKNNADQLAEKPVFTQGATGIKIDFPASVVVDANKVHFDLFRTDDANLDVKKDLTLDGTHSFTIPRQVISKGSYTLKVKWKQNKKPYQIDYDVLWN
- a CDS encoding (Fe-S)-binding protein produces the protein MEFTIKTMAEYAAEGKVPEVLFFVGCMGSFDDRAKKVTKALCKILHKVGVEFAVLGQEESCNGDPAKRAGNEFIFQMMAHTNIEIMNGYGVKKIVTACPHCFNIIKNEYPGLGGNYEVMHHTQFLRKLMEEGRLKIEGGTFKGKKITFHDPCYLGRGNGEYEAPRQLLQKLDSELVEMKRCKSSGLCCGAGGAQMFKEPEKGDKDINIERTEEALAEKPNIIATGCPFCSTMITDGVKHFNKNDEVAVKDIAELLAEADDL
- a CDS encoding glycosyltransferase family 4 protein, with the translated sequence MRYKILFISSWFPNKLEPTSGNFVQRHAEAVSLLHDVEVLHAIGDSSQQINYLFDDQVINGVRTLIIYYKNTKIPFLNFLRRMKAYQRGFKHLEKPDLIHANVLQNSMLFAVYLKKIFKIPFLVTEHWSGFLGINRQKLSNNERLIAKLIANNASFVLPVSKYLRDDLMKMNWKTNFRVVGNVVDIKLFQVKSSIPENFIFLHISNLVPVKNPDKIILAAVKLRQINQNFELHIGGDGNIEKLNHLIDENNASSFIKTFSMLTLNEVATKMRNSTCFILFSDYENLPCVLLETLSSGTPAIAARVGGIPEIVNKDRGVLIDNSEEELYQAMKKVLLNQVIFKKPELLHEFVEKHFSIEVIARKFDEIYREILQ
- a CDS encoding 4Fe-4S dicluster domain-containing protein codes for the protein MEYIDNIIFFIAMVVGFGIFFKSLKEIYRNIQLGKNIDRSDQKAKRWETMSRVALGQSKMVKRPVAGFLHILVYVGFVIINIELVEIIIDGIFGTHRFLAVILGDSFYNVFTAILEVLALLVIIAVVLFFIRRNFYGIKRFTMKELFGWPKHDANWILIIEFALMIAFFTMNSSDWVLQQRQILETHGSFPISSNLLGPVFQNFSDNALIFTERGAWWFHFIGILFFMNYLYYSKHLHILLAFPNTWYANLKPKGQFNNLDSVTAEIKLMMDPNADPYAAQPEADPNAVPEKFGASDIFDLNKVQLMNAYSCTECGRCTAVCPANITGKKLSPRKIMMDTRDRIEEVGKNINKNGKFVDDGKMLLDDHIQREELWACTTCNACVEACPILIDPLSIIVEMRRFLVMEQSAAPQELNQMMSNIENNAAPWQYNQADRLKWANEN
- a CDS encoding oligosaccharide flippase family protein — its product is MKSLRNFIIDFIKNKGQHVFLSLLIAKICAFAGSLFIIRILPENQFGTISIVASLFAMFLPFSGFGSQQSLLRFGSISNTISEKRNLSRYLFKQGLVHQILLSIIFMVISLFYVDRYEEIFLIFIFFTVRLIGFYFFNHLQSESRVFGDNKRYSFLTNVVNVIGLFLLVLLSYLFGLKGYLIAIALTPFISLFFFRSNHLSSTVGKISFSKLEIRKYGLHAAGTALLSDTLFSVDVLMLSFMMSEAAVANYKVAILIPTNITFLALTFMQSDFPVLAKNYQNKSFLRNYISNYYKIFIPITLLVFIFGFVFKSELLNIFFGKRYSENIIVFIILLAGFCTNMLFRNLYGNLLSAVGKMKINTIISMLTLAILFFSAFLLINKFGVVGMAISLSLSMILGGFLLSFSFYLYWKDLK